From uncultured Flavobacterium sp., one genomic window encodes:
- a CDS encoding metalloregulator ArsR/SmtB family transcription factor, with amino-acid sequence MGVTKHLNFDVETKVIGKICKALGHPTRIQIMTLLWKRNNRTCGEIVELIPLAQSTISKHLLELKKANLVNIENIGKKTIYSIEVGNIKMLKKYLGSYLSTIEIPEQSKSTVFATKHKLIGRKSHLKEYNYQFPDRRIKQAL; translated from the coding sequence ATGGGAGTTACAAAACACTTAAATTTTGATGTAGAGACGAAGGTGATAGGGAAAATTTGTAAAGCACTGGGACATCCTACACGAATTCAGATTATGACTCTATTATGGAAAAGAAACAACAGAACTTGTGGGGAAATTGTTGAATTAATTCCGTTGGCACAATCGACAATATCGAAGCATTTATTAGAATTAAAAAAAGCAAATCTGGTAAACATAGAAAACATTGGAAAAAAAACGATCTACTCTATTGAAGTTGGCAATATTAAAATGCTTAAAAAATATTTGGGCAGCTATCTCTCAACCATCGAAATTCCGGAACAAAGTAAATCAACTGTTTTTGCTACTAAACATAAATTAATAGGTAGAAAAAGCCATTTGAAAGAATACAATTATCAATTTCCTGACAGAAGAATAAAACAAGCACTTTAG
- a CDS encoding BrxA/BrxB family bacilliredoxin: protein MYPEEMVKPMQAELTAAGFQDLHSAEAVENAIKAEGTTLVVVNSVCGCAARNARPGAKMSLVGAKKPDHLITVFAGVDKEAVDAARQHMFPFPPSSPSMALFKNGELVHMLERHHIEGRPAEMIAENLQDAFNEFC, encoded by the coding sequence ATGTATCCAGAAGAAATGGTAAAACCGATGCAAGCAGAACTTACTGCTGCAGGTTTTCAAGATTTACATAGTGCTGAGGCCGTAGAAAATGCTATCAAAGCCGAAGGTACCACTTTAGTTGTTGTAAATTCTGTTTGTGGCTGTGCAGCAAGAAATGCACGTCCGGGAGCAAAAATGAGTTTAGTAGGAGCTAAAAAACCAGATCACCTAATTACTGTTTTTGCTGGTGTTGACAAAGAAGCTGTTGATGCTGCAAGACAACACATGTTTCCTTTTCCTCCATCATCGCCATCTATGGCTTTGTTCAAAAACGGAGAATTGGTTCACATGTTAGAGCGTCACCACATCGAAGGTCGTCCAGCTGAAATGATCGCTGAGAACCTGCAAGATGCGTTTAATGAATTCTGTTAA
- a CDS encoding efflux transporter outer membrane subunit, whose translation MMKNLKLVLALLLIAVFPFGCMVGPKYVQPEQPKTESFLNGDHSTDTTNTVRTIKWSTIFNDPVLIGLIEKGLQNNFDLKIAIARLEQAKANLGIAKADLYPSFQYSGQVNSAESFLQSSSAFANMSWELDFWGKYRHQNKALQNDLLATDEARKVVLSDIVSNIAISYFQLRDFDNQLEITIHTLETRQKAYDIINERFKSGYVAELDKVQIEQQVAIAEANIPAIKRQITALENSISILIGQVPQPIQRGKTNSELLILTTFPTSVPSALLENRPDVKATELSYRSANEKIGVAQAMRYPSFNIAALAGFTSVKVADLFSDTSYLQNIGAGVTGPIFNFGKNRRRVEVNRQIAEERKLNFQKTYLIAISEVENSLQNVAMYKEEWTARNKQVVAAQTNYDLSNARYYNGYVSYLEVLDAQRSLFEAQLSLSQLTQKQLTSMIQLYKALGGGWSF comes from the coding sequence ATGATGAAAAATCTAAAATTAGTCTTAGCGTTACTTTTGATAGCCGTTTTTCCTTTTGGATGTATGGTTGGACCAAAATATGTTCAGCCCGAACAACCTAAAACGGAAAGTTTCCTAAATGGCGATCATAGTACTGATACAACAAACACAGTACGAACCATAAAATGGTCAACAATATTTAATGATCCAGTTTTAATTGGATTAATCGAAAAAGGACTTCAGAACAATTTTGATCTAAAAATTGCTATCGCACGTCTCGAACAAGCTAAAGCCAATCTGGGAATCGCCAAAGCCGATTTATATCCTTCTTTTCAATATTCCGGACAAGTAAATAGTGCGGAATCCTTTCTGCAATCCAGTTCTGCTTTTGCAAATATGTCTTGGGAATTGGATTTTTGGGGAAAATACCGCCATCAGAATAAAGCGCTTCAAAATGATCTTTTAGCAACTGATGAAGCCCGAAAAGTAGTACTTTCAGACATTGTCAGCAATATTGCTATTTCGTATTTTCAATTGCGCGATTTTGACAATCAGTTAGAAATCACCATTCATACTTTAGAAACAAGGCAAAAAGCCTACGATATCATAAACGAGCGTTTTAAAAGTGGTTATGTTGCCGAATTAGATAAAGTTCAAATAGAACAGCAAGTAGCAATTGCCGAAGCCAATATTCCGGCTATTAAAAGACAAATTACGGCACTTGAAAATTCGATTTCTATTTTAATCGGACAAGTTCCGCAACCTATACAAAGAGGAAAAACCAATAGCGAATTATTGATTCTGACTACTTTTCCAACTTCGGTTCCATCAGCTTTGCTTGAAAACCGACCTGACGTAAAAGCCACTGAACTTTCGTACCGATCTGCAAACGAAAAAATTGGGGTTGCCCAAGCTATGAGATATCCATCTTTTAATATTGCAGCACTTGCCGGTTTTACAAGTGTTAAGGTAGCAGATTTATTTAGTGATACTTCTTATTTGCAAAATATTGGAGCTGGAGTTACAGGCCCAATTTTCAACTTCGGAAAAAACAGACGCCGCGTCGAAGTAAACCGTCAAATCGCCGAAGAGCGCAAACTAAACTTTCAAAAAACCTATTTAATTGCTATTTCTGAAGTAGAAAACTCGCTTCAAAATGTCGCGATGTATAAAGAAGAATGGACCGCAAGAAATAAACAAGTTGTAGCTGCTCAAACAAATTATGATTTATCAAATGCCAGATATTATAACGGTTACGTTTCGTATCTGGAAGTTTTGGACGCTCAAAGATCCTTGTTTGAAGCACAACTTAGCCTTTCTCAATTAACTCAAAAACAATTAACCTCAATGATCCAGTTGTATAAAGCACTTGGCGGAGGATGGAGTTTTTGA
- a CDS encoding multidrug efflux RND transporter permease subunit: MDNFFVRRPIVAIVLSVFIVIIGGLSILGTPIAQYPEIAPPLVQVSTSYRGANALNVEQAVATPIEQKVNGVENMLYMQSTNTGDGSMTLNITFDMGTNLDIATMLTQNRVNEATNKLPNDVKTTGVTTKKSLSMPLLIISLFSPEKTFNNNFLTNYANINIVDALARIKGVGEVTLYGGSNYAMRIWVKPDIMSKYNLTIPDIIQAIKEQNAISPGGKFGAPPATDNNEFTYNVTLKDRLINPEDFENIILKSNINNQQVRLKDVGTVTLGTESYASVARLNGSPAGTIGIKQMPGSNALEVAANVKKTIAQLSKRFPQDLKYRVSLDTTLAISEGINEIMHTLIEAIILVILVVFIFLQNWRATLIPLVTVPVSLIGVFMLFPLLGFSVNVLSLLGLVLAIGIVVDDAIVVVEAVMHHIEQGMSPKEATNQAMKEVSGPVIAIAIVLTAVFIPVALTPGITGRLYQQFAITIAISVIFSALSALTLSPALCSLLLKPNQEAKGWLGKLFAAFNRKFSVFTDKYTGFSGYLIKKMARSFIFIGILIGAIILLGGKIPGGFVPEEDQGYMFINIELPGASSLERTNKVIQKIEHILAKNDGIEYYTSVAGFSLIKNSVATNNGFFFVALKEWKERKQDVFQILKEVNGKVVFGIPEATVFAFGPPPITGIGNAAGFSMMLQDKEGNTPQYLFENAQRFMAEAKKRPEIGTIRTTFNPNVPQISLDIDREKVTELGLSLSDVNLAIGASLGGQYINEFNKFGRQYIVLLQADPSFTVNPEDINKIFVRSKSNRMIPISSIATIRKESGPEFTTRFNLYRAAEIGGTPAPGFTSAQAMNALQETAEKTLPAAMSYEWANMSFQEKQAEGKGNTVFIMALLFVFLILAAQYESWKLPFSVLLGTPFAVFGAFLGLFICRFFSPDYVNNVFAQIGLVMLIGLAAKNAILIVEFAKEEYEKGMPVKEAALYAAKLRFRPILMTAFAFILGVVPLLTATGAGAQARKVMGMTVFSGMLVATILGVCLIPVLFVFIESFGKKHSEEIDETKKEE, translated from the coding sequence ATGGATAATTTTTTTGTAAGAAGACCGATAGTCGCCATCGTACTATCCGTATTTATCGTTATTATTGGAGGACTTTCTATACTTGGAACTCCTATTGCACAATATCCCGAAATTGCACCGCCTTTGGTACAAGTTTCAACCAGTTATAGAGGTGCAAATGCCTTAAATGTAGAACAAGCAGTTGCAACACCAATTGAACAAAAAGTAAACGGAGTTGAAAACATGCTCTACATGCAATCGACCAATACGGGTGACGGAAGTATGACACTTAATATCACATTCGACATGGGAACTAATTTGGATATTGCGACGATGCTTACCCAAAACAGAGTTAACGAAGCCACCAATAAACTCCCAAACGATGTTAAAACAACGGGAGTTACCACCAAAAAGTCGCTTTCGATGCCTTTGCTGATTATTTCTTTATTTTCTCCCGAAAAAACATTCAACAATAACTTTTTGACTAATTATGCCAACATCAATATTGTCGACGCATTGGCACGTATTAAGGGAGTTGGAGAAGTTACTCTTTATGGAGGAAGTAATTATGCAATGCGAATTTGGGTCAAGCCCGATATCATGTCCAAATACAATTTGACGATTCCCGATATTATTCAGGCAATTAAAGAACAAAATGCGATTTCACCCGGAGGAAAATTTGGAGCACCGCCCGCAACAGACAACAACGAGTTTACGTATAATGTAACCCTAAAAGATCGTCTTATAAATCCGGAAGATTTTGAAAATATCATCCTAAAATCAAATATCAACAATCAACAAGTTCGCTTGAAAGATGTTGGCACCGTTACGCTAGGAACCGAAAGTTATGCCTCTGTGGCAAGACTAAACGGAAGCCCGGCAGGAACCATCGGAATTAAACAAATGCCTGGTTCCAATGCTTTAGAAGTTGCTGCCAATGTCAAAAAAACGATCGCACAATTAAGCAAGCGTTTCCCTCAGGATTTAAAATATCGCGTTTCTCTGGATACAACCTTGGCTATTTCTGAAGGAATAAACGAAATCATGCATACTTTAATCGAAGCTATTATACTAGTAATCCTGGTAGTTTTTATCTTTTTGCAAAACTGGCGCGCGACGCTCATTCCTTTAGTAACTGTTCCCGTTTCATTAATTGGCGTTTTTATGCTTTTCCCGTTATTGGGCTTTTCGGTAAACGTACTTTCACTTTTAGGATTAGTACTCGCTATTGGTATTGTTGTCGATGATGCAATTGTCGTCGTCGAAGCCGTAATGCATCATATCGAACAAGGCATGTCACCAAAAGAAGCCACAAATCAAGCGATGAAAGAAGTTTCAGGTCCCGTAATTGCCATCGCAATTGTATTAACCGCCGTATTTATTCCGGTTGCTTTGACTCCCGGAATTACAGGACGACTCTATCAGCAATTCGCTATTACAATTGCTATTTCGGTGATATTCTCTGCATTGAGTGCTCTAACTTTAAGTCCCGCTTTATGTTCATTATTACTGAAACCCAATCAGGAAGCAAAAGGCTGGCTCGGAAAACTCTTCGCCGCTTTTAACCGGAAATTTTCAGTCTTTACAGATAAATACACCGGTTTTTCAGGTTATCTGATCAAGAAAATGGCGCGAAGTTTTATTTTCATCGGAATTCTGATTGGAGCTATTATTCTCTTGGGAGGAAAAATTCCAGGCGGATTCGTTCCCGAAGAAGATCAAGGTTATATGTTTATAAATATTGAATTGCCTGGTGCTTCGTCTTTAGAAAGAACCAACAAAGTCATTCAAAAAATCGAGCATATTTTAGCTAAAAATGATGGTATTGAATATTATACTTCTGTCGCCGGATTTAGTTTAATTAAAAACTCGGTTGCAACCAATAATGGATTTTTCTTTGTCGCCCTGAAAGAATGGAAAGAACGCAAACAAGATGTTTTTCAAATTCTAAAAGAAGTAAACGGAAAAGTTGTTTTCGGAATTCCCGAAGCTACCGTCTTTGCTTTTGGTCCTCCGCCAATTACCGGAATTGGTAACGCTGCCGGATTCTCGATGATGCTTCAGGACAAAGAAGGAAATACACCTCAGTATCTCTTCGAAAATGCACAGCGATTTATGGCCGAAGCCAAAAAGCGACCAGAAATCGGAACCATCCGAACGACCTTTAATCCAAATGTGCCACAAATTAGTTTAGATATTGATCGGGAAAAAGTCACCGAACTTGGACTTTCCTTATCAGATGTAAATCTTGCTATTGGCGCCAGTTTGGGAGGACAATATATCAATGAGTTTAACAAATTTGGACGTCAATACATTGTATTACTTCAGGCAGATCCAAGTTTTACAGTAAATCCCGAAGACATTAATAAAATATTTGTTCGAAGCAAAAGCAACAGAATGATTCCAATTTCGAGTATTGCCACCATTCGAAAAGAAAGCGGACCTGAATTTACAACCCGATTCAATTTGTATCGCGCTGCTGAAATTGGAGGAACACCCGCACCCGGATTTACTTCGGCACAGGCAATGAATGCTTTACAGGAAACTGCCGAAAAAACTTTGCCGGCTGCGATGAGTTACGAATGGGCAAATATGAGTTTTCAGGAAAAACAAGCCGAAGGAAAAGGAAATACGGTATTTATTATGGCCTTGCTTTTTGTGTTTTTAATTCTTGCGGCACAATACGAAAGTTGGAAACTTCCCTTTAGTGTACTACTAGGAACGCCTTTTGCCGTTTTTGGAGCCTTTTTAGGATTATTCATCTGTCGATTCTTTAGCCCTGATTATGTCAACAATGTTTTTGCACAAATTGGTCTCGTAATGCTTATTGGTCTCGCCGCTAAAAATGCCATTTTGATTGTAGAATTTGCCAAAGAAGAATATGAAAAAGGAATGCCGGTTAAAGAAGCTGCTTTATATGCTGCCAAACTACGTTTTCGTCCTATTCTAATGACTGCTTTTGCTTTTATTTTGGGAGTTGTACCTTTGTTAACTGCAACCGGAGCCGGAGCACAAGCCAGAAAAGTTATGGGAATGACCGTTTTTAGCGGAATGCTTGTCGCCACCATTTTAGGAGTATGTTTGATTCCGGTGTTATTTGTGTTTATTGAAAGTTTTGGTAAAAAACATTCAGAGGAAATTGATGAAACTAAAAAGGAAGAATGA
- a CDS encoding efflux RND transporter periplasmic adaptor subunit, with product MLTILTFILMNDLKLPKPIFPILLFLTFFISCKKEQPKAPPPMQAPFVMVKSEDVPIYKDFAGQTFGELDIELIARVDGILTGIYFKEGQKVKKGQLLYTIDPLEYETKVEQARGQLAVAQSSLVNANEELKRIRPLADMNAVSKRELDAAVAKDKAAKSNYASMQASLKNQEIERGYCNIKSPIDGVIGLSNARLGDYITKAGNASRLNMVSKLDKVRVQFTVSESDYLRYQKRTKQGEKITDLQLILSDGSTHPQKGTLNFSDTKIDPTTGTVTIEAQFPNPDGTLRSGQFGKVRVLIRTEKNAIVIPQKAVTEIQGLFQVSIIDDKNTIQTRMVEVGQKIGIDWIITKGLKSNEKVAIIGNQFIQPGSTVAPVPYVADKKQIASSQND from the coding sequence ATGTTAACAATTTTAACATTTATACTGATGAATGATTTAAAACTACCAAAACCAATTTTCCCAATTCTCCTTTTTTTAACCTTTTTTATTTCCTGCAAAAAAGAACAACCAAAAGCGCCACCGCCCATGCAAGCTCCTTTTGTAATGGTTAAAAGTGAAGATGTTCCCATTTATAAAGATTTTGCCGGACAAACTTTTGGAGAATTAGACATCGAACTAATCGCCCGTGTAGATGGAATATTGACCGGGATTTATTTTAAAGAAGGTCAAAAAGTCAAAAAAGGTCAATTGCTTTACACAATTGATCCGTTAGAATATGAAACAAAAGTCGAACAAGCTCGCGGACAACTTGCTGTTGCCCAAAGTAGTTTGGTAAATGCTAATGAAGAATTAAAAAGAATTCGTCCGCTTGCTGATATGAATGCTGTAAGTAAACGAGAATTAGACGCCGCAGTTGCAAAAGACAAAGCTGCAAAATCTAATTATGCCAGTATGCAGGCAAGCTTAAAAAATCAGGAAATAGAAAGAGGTTACTGCAATATTAAATCGCCAATAGATGGCGTTATCGGACTTTCGAATGCAAGATTGGGGGATTATATTACCAAGGCAGGCAACGCTTCAAGATTAAATATGGTTTCGAAACTCGACAAAGTGCGAGTACAATTTACTGTTAGTGAATCTGATTATCTAAGATACCAGAAACGCACCAAACAAGGCGAAAAAATCACTGATCTACAATTAATATTATCCGATGGAAGTACGCATCCTCAAAAAGGAACCCTGAATTTTTCAGATACTAAAATAGATCCCACAACAGGAACCGTAACTATTGAAGCACAATTTCCAAATCCTGACGGAACTTTACGTTCAGGGCAATTTGGAAAAGTTCGCGTTCTAATTCGCACAGAAAAAAATGCAATCGTAATTCCTCAAAAAGCAGTTACCGAAATTCAGGGGCTTTTTCAGGTTTCTATAATCGATGATAAAAACACTATTCAAACCCGAATGGTCGAAGTGGGTCAGAAAATAGGCATTGACTGGATCATCACAAAAGGATTAAAATCTAATGAAAAAGTAGCCATTATTGGCAATCAGTTTATCCAGCCCGGATCAACTGTCGCACCCGTTCCTTATGTGGCTGATAAAAAACAGATTGCATCATCTCAAAACGACTAA
- a CDS encoding rhodanese-related sulfurtransferase, whose protein sequence is MQLYNTLSAEERAIMIDDAGKQRLTLSFYAYAKIQDPKQFRDDLFLAWNKLDALGRIYVANEGINAQMSIPEENLELFRETLEVYDFMKGIRLNEAVEHDDHSFLKLTIKVRHKIVADGLNDETFDVTDIGVHLKAKEFNEILDDPNTIVVDFRNHYESEVGHFKGAITPDVETFRESLPIINDQLQNHKEDKNLVMYCTGGIRCEKASAYFKHQGFKNVFQLEGGIINYAKQIEAEGLESKFIGKNFVFDNRLGERITEDIISQCHQCGKPCDNHTNCENDGCHLLFIQCDDCKTAMENCCSTECLDIIHMPLVDQVRLRTGKQVGNKVFRKGKSDSLKFKHSGELSNAALGTAEKPADIRQKIKVKKVLLGKAEHYYVKAKVGQFTVENQTLQLGDKILISGPTTGEQELILDKMVVNGAETTTANIGDKVTFEVPFRIRLSDKIYKILG, encoded by the coding sequence ATGCAACTGTACAACACTTTAAGCGCAGAAGAAAGAGCCATCATGATCGATGATGCCGGTAAACAACGACTAACGTTGTCTTTCTATGCGTATGCCAAAATTCAAGATCCCAAACAATTTCGCGATGATTTATTTTTAGCCTGGAATAAGCTCGATGCTTTAGGCCGAATTTACGTTGCCAATGAAGGAATAAACGCTCAGATGAGTATTCCTGAAGAAAATTTGGAACTTTTTAGAGAAACTCTTGAGGTTTATGATTTTATGAAAGGCATACGATTGAATGAAGCCGTAGAACATGATGATCATTCGTTTTTAAAATTGACCATTAAAGTTCGTCATAAAATTGTCGCTGACGGTTTAAACGATGAAACTTTTGATGTTACTGATATCGGCGTTCACTTGAAAGCCAAAGAATTCAATGAAATCCTTGATGATCCAAATACTATTGTGGTAGATTTTAGAAATCACTACGAAAGTGAAGTGGGACATTTTAAAGGTGCAATTACTCCGGATGTAGAAACTTTTAGAGAAAGTTTGCCTATAATCAACGATCAGCTTCAAAATCATAAAGAAGATAAAAACCTTGTAATGTATTGTACAGGCGGAATTCGTTGTGAAAAAGCCAGCGCTTACTTTAAACATCAGGGTTTTAAAAATGTTTTTCAGTTAGAGGGCGGAATTATCAATTATGCCAAGCAAATTGAAGCAGAAGGTCTGGAAAGCAAATTCATTGGAAAAAACTTCGTATTTGATAATCGTCTTGGTGAAAGAATTACCGAAGACATTATTTCGCAATGTCACCAATGCGGAAAACCATGCGACAATCATACAAACTGCGAGAATGATGGTTGTCATTTGTTGTTTATTCAATGTGATGATTGTAAAACGGCAATGGAAAACTGTTGTTCTACGGAATGTCTTGACATTATCCACATGCCTTTGGTTGACCAAGTTCGTTTAAGAACCGGAAAACAAGTAGGAAATAAAGTTTTTAGAAAAGGAAAATCAGATAGTTTAAAATTCAAGCATTCAGGAGAATTATCAAACGCTGCTTTAGGTACAGCCGAAAAACCAGCCGATATTCGCCAGAAAATAAAAGTTAAAAAAGTACTTCTTGGAAAAGCGGAGCATTATTATGTAAAAGCGAAAGTAGGGCAATTTACAGTTGAAAACCAGACATTGCAGCTTGGCGATAAAATTTTAATTTCCGGACCAACAACTGGTGAGCAGGAATTGATTTTAGACAAAATGGTTGTGAACGGTGCTGAAACCACCACAGCAAATATTGGCGATAAAGTTACTTTTGAGGTTCCATTCAGAATTAGATTATCTGATAAAATATATAAGATTTTAGGGTAA
- the ricT gene encoding regulatory iron-sulfur-containing complex subunit RicT, whose amino-acid sequence MACTSCSTSDGGAPKGCKNNGTCGTDSCNKLTVFDWLANMSPSNGEAIFDCVEVRFKNGRKEFFRNSEKLTLSIGDIVATVASPGHDIGIVTLTGELVKIQMKKKGVNHESNEVPKIYRKASQKDIDIWSVARDREEPMKVRARELAIQHKLEMKISDIEFQGDGSKATFYYTANDRVDFRLLIKDFAKEFSTRVEMKQVGFRQEAARLGGIGSCGRELCCSTWLTDFRSVNTSAARYQQLSLNPQKLAGQCGKLKCCLNYELDTYMDALKDFPDYDTKLVTEKGDAICQKQDIFKGLMWFAYTNNFANWHVLKIDQVKEIIAENKLKNKVSSLEDFAIEVVSEPEKDFNNAMGQESLTRFDQPKRKKKPNRKRKPNAEAAVVATPNKPQGNQNPNKPAGGNPNKGNKPNNNKPNQSNKANNSNDNKPAEPRKPIIITKNENKK is encoded by the coding sequence ATGGCATGTACAAGTTGTTCAACCTCAGATGGTGGCGCACCAAAAGGTTGTAAAAATAATGGGACTTGCGGCACCGATAGCTGCAATAAATTGACGGTTTTTGATTGGCTCGCGAACATGAGTCCGTCTAATGGAGAGGCGATTTTTGATTGTGTTGAGGTTCGTTTTAAAAACGGACGTAAGGAATTTTTTAGAAATTCAGAAAAATTAACTTTAAGTATTGGTGATATTGTAGCAACTGTTGCATCACCAGGACATGATATTGGGATTGTAACTTTGACAGGCGAATTGGTAAAAATTCAAATGAAGAAAAAAGGAGTCAATCACGAAAGTAATGAAGTACCTAAAATTTACCGAAAAGCATCTCAAAAAGATATCGATATTTGGTCTGTAGCACGTGATCGTGAAGAACCAATGAAAGTTCGTGCTCGTGAATTAGCGATTCAGCACAAGCTTGAAATGAAAATATCTGATATTGAATTTCAGGGAGATGGCTCAAAAGCTACATTTTACTACACAGCAAATGACAGAGTCGATTTTAGACTTTTGATTAAAGATTTTGCTAAAGAATTCAGTACAAGAGTTGAGATGAAACAAGTAGGTTTCCGTCAGGAAGCAGCTCGTTTAGGTGGAATTGGTTCTTGCGGACGAGAACTTTGCTGTTCGACCTGGTTAACAGATTTTAGAAGTGTCAACACATCGGCGGCGCGTTACCAACAGCTTTCGCTAAATCCTCAAAAATTAGCCGGACAATGCGGAAAATTAAAGTGTTGCTTAAATTATGAGCTTGATACTTACATGGATGCATTGAAAGATTTTCCAGATTATGACACTAAATTAGTGACTGAAAAAGGAGATGCAATTTGCCAAAAACAAGATATTTTTAAAGGACTGATGTGGTTTGCTTACACCAATAATTTTGCAAACTGGCATGTTTTAAAAATCGATCAGGTAAAAGAAATTATTGCCGAAAATAAGCTGAAAAACAAAGTTTCTTCATTAGAAGATTTTGCTATTGAGGTAGTTTCAGAGCCTGAAAAAGACTTTAATAATGCTATGGGGCAAGAGAGTTTAACTCGTTTCGATCAGCCGAAAAGAAAGAAAAAACCAAATCGCAAACGCAAACCAAATGCAGAAGCAGCGGTTGTAGCAACTCCAAATAAACCGCAGGGAAATCAAAATCCGAATAAACCTGCAGGAGGAAATCCTAATAAAGGAAATAAGCCTAATAATAACAAGCCAAATCAATCGAATAAAGCTAATAATTCGAATGACAACAAACCGGCTGAACCTAGAAAACCCATAATTATTACTAAAAATGAGAATAAAAAATAG
- a CDS encoding gliding motility lipoprotein GldH produces the protein MRIKNSGILLLVAILLFSCDKKRVFDQYKSVGSAWHKDSVVTFDLPVLDSTKRYNLFVNLRDNNNYPFNNLFLIVAIETPSGFTKVDTLEYQMANPDGTLLGNGFTDIKESKLFYKENVKFRGKYKVYIKQAVRESGKIPGVQALDGITDVGFRIEQKD, from the coding sequence ATGAGAATAAAAAATAGCGGAATTCTTCTTTTGGTAGCGATTCTTCTTTTTTCTTGTGATAAAAAAAGAGTCTTTGATCAGTACAAATCTGTTGGAAGTGCGTGGCACAAAGACAGTGTCGTAACCTTTGATTTACCAGTTTTAGATTCTACAAAAAGGTACAATTTGTTTGTAAATTTGAGAGACAATAACAATTATCCGTTCAATAATTTGTTTTTAATTGTTGCTATTGAAACACCAAGTGGTTTTACAAAAGTAGATACTTTAGAATATCAAATGGCAAATCCGGACGGAACCTTGTTAGGCAACGGTTTTACAGATATCAAAGAGAGTAAACTGTTTTACAAGGAAAATGTAAAGTTTAGAGGAAAATATAAAGTATACATCAAACAAGCCGTTAGAGAATCAGGAAAAATTCCGGGAGTTCAGGCTCTGGATGGTATTACAGACGTTGGTTTTAGAATAGAACAAAAAGATTAG